Proteins from one Malaya genurostris strain Urasoe2022 chromosome 2, Malgen_1.1, whole genome shotgun sequence genomic window:
- the LOC131427087 gene encoding FMRFamide receptor, translating into MNMTNTDYNFSIVLDDRYVLHGSADNYTNVSYNGTDYHDPSTCYYALEWYTETTLFEFWISGVVMNFVAFLGILGNILSMVILSRPQMRSSINYLLIGLARCDTVVILTSMLLFGIPAIYPYTGYLFYYYYVIHPVISPVVYPLAMTAQTASVYLTLTVTLERYVAVCHPLRARALCTYGRARIYVIAIIVFSLLYNMPRFWEVTVSSFNHPEYEGAYCVSASSLRTHDLYIKVYVHWMYTVFIYLLPFSSISFFNSMIYQQVRKANRERQRLSRSEKREIGLATMLICVVIVFLLCNLPAMILNIMEAVYSDINDYLVKTSNLLVTINSSVNFIIYVIFGEKFKRIFLMLFCKSRLGRESPDGFLHEDSSFSNGEGSNRNSGRFQRVGTTRSSTTKISNSAFGSIRTTRTTIRSTRAPSPGPIVYYPARDTLPRAQPNAPIPRSTSMFHPCWDREHGNGIMMATSGF; encoded by the coding sequence ATGAACATGACAAACACTGATTATAACTTCAGCATAGTTCTCGACGATCGGTACGTTCTGCACGGTTCGGCGGACAACTACACGAACGTGTCCTACAACGGAACGGACTACCACGACCCGTCGACCTGTTACTATGCGCTGGAGTGGTACACGGAGACTACGCTGTTCGAGTTCTGGATCAGTGGCGTTGTGATGAATTTCGTCGCTTTTCTGGGAATCCTAGGAAACATTCTGTCCATGGTGATCCTTTCGAGGCCTCAGATGCGTTCCAGCATCAACTATCTGCTGATAGGTCTAGCTCGCTGTGATACCGTTGTGATTCTGACGTCGATGCTGCTGTTCGGCATACCGGCCATCTACCCGTACACGGGCTACCTGTTCTACTACTACTATGTGATACATCCGGTCATCTCGCCGGTGGTCTATCCGTTGGCCATGACAGCTCAAACGGCCAGCGTCTATCTGACACTGACAGTGACCCTCGAGCGGTACGTCGCCGTATGTCACCCGTTGCGGGCCCGAGCCCTCTGTACCTACGGACGAGCGCGAATCTATGTGATAGCGATTATCGTGTTCTCACTTCTGTACAATATGCCTCGCTTCTGGGAGGTCACCGTGTCATCGTTCAACCACCCGGAATACGAAGGAGCGTACTGTGTGAGTGCCTCATCACTTCGTACCCACGACCTGTACATCAAGGTCTACGTGCACTGGATGTATACCGTCTTCATCTATCTGCTTCCCTTCAGCTCGATCTCATTCTTCAATTCGATGATCTACCAGCAGGTCCGCAAAGCGAACCGCGAACGCCAGCGGTTGTCACGATCGGAAAAACGCGAAATTGGCCTAGCCACCATGCTCATATGTGTAGTCATTGTGTTCCTTCTGTGTAACCTCCCTGCCATGATCCTCAACATAATGGAAGCCGTCTACTCGGACATCAACGATTATCTAGTCAAAACGTCCAACCTGCTGGTCACCATCAATTCGTCCGTCAATTTCATCATCTACGTCATATTCGGTGAAAAGttcaaacgaatttttcttATGTTATTTTGTAAGTCGCGTCTAGGTCGTGAATCTCCGGACGGCTTCCTGCACGAGGACAGTTCCTTTTCCAACGGGGAAGGAAGCAATCGGAACTCGGGCCGATTCCAGCGGGTCGGCACGACCCGCAGCAGTACGACCAAGATCAGCAACAGCGCGTTCGGTAGCATACGAACGACGCGGACGACCATCCGCAGTACGCGAGCTCCGTCGCCGGGACCGATCGTGTACTATCCGGCACGGGATACCCTGCCCCGGGCACAACCCAACGCACCGATCCCCCGCAGTACGTCGATGTTTCACCCGTGCTGGGATCGGGAACACGGCAACGGCATCATGATGGCCACGTCCGGTTTCTAG